In one window of Arachis ipaensis cultivar K30076 chromosome B06, Araip1.1, whole genome shotgun sequence DNA:
- the LOC107647182 gene encoding importin subunit beta-3-like produces MLQIAEAESLEEGTRHLAIEFVITLAEARERAPGMMRKLPQFISRMFAILMKMLLDIEDDPAWHSAETGDEDAGETSNYSVGQECLDRLSISLGGNTIVPVASEQLHAYLAAPEWQKRHAALIALAQIAEGCSKVMIKNLDQVVAMVLNSFNDQHPRVRWAAINAIGQLSIDLGPDLQIQYHQGVLPAAQH; encoded by the exons ATGCTTCAGATTGCCGAGGCAGAGTCGCTGGAGGAAGGGACGCGGCATTTGGCGATCGAGTTTGTGATTACTCTGGCCGAGGCGAGGGAGAGGGCACCTGGAATGATGAGGAAGCTGCCTCAGTTTATCAGCAGGATGTTCGCCATTCTGATGAAGATGCTGTTGGATATTGAGGATGATCCTGCTTGGCACAGTGCTGAGACAGGGGATGAAGATGCCGGCGAAACAAGTAACTACAGTGTTGGACAAGAGTGTTTGGATAGACTTTCGATATCACTGGGTGGGAATACTATTGTCCCGGTTGCGTCTGAACAGTTGCATGCTTATTTGGCTGCTCCTGAGTGGCAAAAACGCCATGCTGCATTGATTGCACTTGCTCAAATTGCTGAGGGTTGCTCAAAG GTCATGATAAAGAATTTGGATCAAGTTGTGGCTATGGTATTAAACTCCTTCAATGATCAACACCCTCGTGTAAGGTGGGCAGCTATCAATGCAATCGGTCAACTGTCTATTGATTTGGGTCCAGATTTGCAAATTCAATACCATCAAGGAGTGTTGCCAGCAGCCCAGCACTAG